A genomic stretch from Falco naumanni isolate bFalNau1 chromosome 4, bFalNau1.pat, whole genome shotgun sequence includes:
- the RPUSD1 gene encoding RNA pseudouridylate synthase domain-containing protein 1 has protein sequence MEPGTIDNLSILYQSSDFIVVNKHWDIRIDSKMWYETLTLQSQLKYRFPELADPDTYYGFRFCHQLDFSTSGALCVALNKAAAGSAYKCFKDRLVTKAYLALVRGHVSQSRMTIRYAIGKNTTEGMTHMMCIDGTEGCENPKPCQSELIVLEHGSYSGDPVTKVLLQPLTGRTHQLRVHCSAIGHPIVGDFTYSHKKDSSPYRMMLHAYYLRIPTGKELIEVCAPDPFVTAMDSNWVPHHVTHRLDETIQELKDKMVQKGEEEESQEAVLGGREEEAPSEAKSPETEEQRARCEQWLAEWALE, from the exons ATGGAGCCGGGCACCATCGACAACCTGTCCATCCTGTACCAGAGCTCTGACTTCATCGTGGTCAACAAGCACTGGGACATCCGCATCGACAGCAAGATGTGGTACGAGACGCTGACGCTGCAGAGCCAGCTCAAGTACCGCTTCCCCGAGCTGGCCGACCCTGACACCTACTACGGCTTCAG GTTCTGCCACCAACTCGACTTCTCCACCAGCGGGGCCCTGTGCGTCGCGCTCAACAAAGCGGCAGCGGGAAGCGCCTACAAGTGTTTTAAAGACCGGCTGGTGACCAAAGCCTATCTGGCCCTG GTCCGGGGCCACGTCAGCCAGAGCCGGATGACGATCCGCTACGCCATCGGGAAGAACACCACCGAGGGCATGACCCACATGATGTGCATCGACGGGACGGAGG GCTGTGAAAACCCCAAGCCTTGCCAGTCGGAGCTGATCGTGCTGGAGCACGGGTCCTACAGCGGAGACCCCGTGAccaaagtgctgctgcagccgctgACAG GGCGAACCCATCAGCTGCGGGTTCACTGCAGCGCCATCGGCCACCCCATCGTGGGGGACTTCACCTACAGCCACAAGAAGGACAGCAGTCCCTACAGGATGATGCTCCACGCCTACTACCTGCGCATCCCCACCGGCAAGGAGCTCATCGAGGTCTGTGCGCCCGACCCTTTTGTCACCGCGATGGACAGCAACTGGGTGCCCCACCACGTCACCCACCGGCTGGATGAGACCATCCAGGAGCTGAAGGACAAGATGGTGCagaagggggaagaggaggagagccAAGAAGCCGTGCTTGGTGGCAGAGAAGAGGAGGCACCGAGCGAAGCCAAGAGCCCGGAGACGGAGGAGCAGCGAGCCCGGTGTGAGCAGTGGTTGGCCGAGTGGGCTTTGGAGTGA